The following are from one region of the Natronosporangium hydrolyticum genome:
- a CDS encoding FitA-like ribbon-helix-helix domain-containing protein — MAAITIRDVPDEARDELASRAALSGRSLQEYLRAQLIELARRPDAEAFVARIRERKQRTGSQLSPEAILGHRDADRR; from the coding sequence ATGGCTGCGATCACCATCCGGGATGTGCCCGACGAGGCTCGTGACGAGCTTGCCTCGCGGGCCGCACTGAGTGGCCGCTCGCTCCAGGAGTACCTCCGCGCTCAGTTGATCGAACTGGCCCGCCGCCCGGACGCGGAGGCGTTTGTGGCGCGGATCCGTGAACGCAAGCAGCGCACCGGCAGCCAACTCTCCCCGGAGGCGATCCTCGGGCATCGGGACGCCGACCGTCGATGA